From a region of the Sesamum indicum cultivar Zhongzhi No. 13 linkage group LG3, S_indicum_v1.0, whole genome shotgun sequence genome:
- the LOC105157147 gene encoding HIPL1 protein has translation MGGSCFVGILFLILLQFLDSCSGLPLCTDSRAPFIPSSHLQFCPYNGTSCCNDTDDLSIKKQFESMNISDPGCASLLKSILCARCDQFSAELFRVGSAPRAVPVLCNSTVSANSTQSNEARNDYCSQVWSTCQNVSILNSPFAASLQGRAGALRNSNSTKLTDLWQSQTDFCNAVGGASNDGAACFTGAPVTLNSTGTPSPLSGMCLEKIANGSYLNMAGHPDGSNRAFFSNQQGKIWLATIPKEGSGGTLELDEADPFLDLTDEVHFDTELGLLGIAFHPRFTENGRFFVSFNCDRAKWPNCAGRCACNSDVNCDPSTLDPDNGAQPCQYQSVIAEYTVNGTASQPSSATSGIPSEIRRIFTMGLPFTSHHAGQILFGPNDGYLYFMMGDGGGVGDPYNFSQNKKSLLGKIMRFDIDKIPSAAEIGQLGLWGNYSIPTDNPYTVDKELQKEIWALGLRNPWRCSFDSARPSYFVCADDGQDRYEEVDLITKDGNYGWRVYEGPYLYTPPQSPGGNTSVDSIRPIFPIMGYNHSDVNSNEGSASIIGGYFYRSITDPCMYGRYLFADLYSGPIWAGTENPVNSGNFTSTRIPFNCARNSPISCTFTPGSPLPALSYIFSFGEDNNKDVYLLTNSGVYRIVRPSRCNYKCAKETPSTATSPAYVPSPGPATSPPPSKASPLRGPCETVLLLLISFLCLFVVNCV, from the exons ATGGGAGGCAGTTGTTTTGTTGGTATTCTGTTCTTGATTCTGCTGcaatttcttgattcttgttcTGGTCTCCCTCTGTGTACTGATTCAA GAGCACCCTTTATTCCAAGCTCTCATCTGCAGTTCTGTCCCTATAATGGCACCTCATGCTGCAACGACACCGACGATTTGAGTATAAAGAAGCAGTTTGAATCAATGAACATTTCAGATCCCGGCTGTGCTTCTCTCCTTAAATCTATCCTTTGCGCG AGGTGTGATCAATTTTCAGCCGAGCTTTTCAGAGTCGGTTCTGCTCCTCGAGCAGTACCCGTGCTGTGTAACTCTACGGTTTCAGCAAACTCAACGCAGTCTAACGAAGCTAGAAACGACTACTGTTCTCAAGTATGGAGCACTTGCCAAAATGTCTCTATATTGAACTCACCCTTTGCCGCTTCATTGCAAGGCAGAGCTGGAGCGCTGAGAAACTCCAACTCCACAAAACTGACGGATCTATGGCAATCACAAACAGATTTCTGTAACGCTGTCGGCGGTGCATCCAATGACGGAGCGGCGTGCTTCACTGGTGCGCCCGTTACACTAAACAGTACTGGAACTCCGAGCCCTTTGAGTGGTATGTGCCTAGAGAAAATAGCCAACGGATCTTATCTCAACATGGCTGGTCACCCGGACGGCTCAAACCGTGCCTTTTTCTCGAACCAGCAAGGGAAGATTTGGTTGGCAACTATTCCCAAAGAGGGATCAGGCGGGACATTGGAGCTCGATGAGGCCGACCCTTTTCTAGACCTAACAGATGAAGTTCATTTTGATACTGAGTTAGGACTTTTGGGGATTGCATTTCATCCAAGATTCACAGAGAACGGTCGTTTCTTCGTTTCATTTAACTGTGACAGGGCGAAGTGGCCGAACTGTGCAGGCAGGTGTGCGTGTAATTCTGATGTGAACTGTGATCCATCAACGCTAGATCCTGACAATGGTGCACAGCCTTGCCAGTATCAAAGTGTTATAGCAGAGTATACGGTCAATGGCACCGCATCCCAGCCTTCCTCG GCAACAAGTGGTATCCCTTCAGAAATCAGAAGAATATTCACCATGGGACTTCCATTTACATCACATCATGCAGGCCAAATTCTTTTTGGACCCAATGATGGCTATTTATACTTCATGATGGGAGACGGTGGGGGTGTAGGCGATCCATATAACTTTTCACAAAACAAGAAATCTTTACTTGGGAAGATAATGAGGTTTGACATCGACAAGATCCCAA GTGCAGCTGAAATTGGACAGCTTGGTCTTTGGGGAAACTATTCTATTCCAACGGACAACCCTTACACTGTAGACAAAGAATTGCAGAAAGAAATATGGGCTCTAGGACTACGAAATCCTTGGCGCTGCAGTTTCGACTCTGCCAGGCCGTCATACTTTGTGTGTGCAGATGATGGACAG GATAGATACGAAGAGGTCGATTTGATCACCAAAGACGGAAACTACGGATGGCGTGTTTATGAAGGCCCTTACCTCTATACTCCTCCTCAGTCACCTGGAGGAAATACTTCAGTAGACTCGATCAGGCCAATCTTCCCCATTATGGGATATAATCACTCGGATGTAAACTCAAACGAGGGCTCAGCATCGATCATTGGTGGCTACTTCTATAGGTCCATCACCGATCCTTGTATGTATGGAAG GTACTTGTTTGCAGATCTTTATTCCGGTCCAATATGGGCAGGCACAGAGAACCCCGTCAACAGTGGCAACTTCACAAGTACTAGGATTCCATTTAACTGTGCCCGCAACTCGCCTATAAGCTGCACGTTTACTCCTGGGAGTCCACTTCCGGCCTTGAGTTACATTTTCTCATTCGGGGAAGATAACAACAAGGATGTCTACCTCCTCACGAATAGCGGAGTTTACAGGATCGTTCGCCCCAGTCGTTGCAACTACAAGTGTGCAAAAGAAACCCCATCAACGGCTACGTCCCCCGCCTACGTCCCGTCCCCCGGCCCAGCCACTTCTCCCCCTCCTTCAAAAGCAAGCCCTTTGAGAGGTCCATGTGAGACTGTTCTGCTTCtcttgatttcatttttgtgcTTGTTTGTGGTGAATTGTGTCTAA